A region of Dioscorea cayenensis subsp. rotundata cultivar TDr96_F1 chromosome 5, TDr96_F1_v2_PseudoChromosome.rev07_lg8_w22 25.fasta, whole genome shotgun sequence DNA encodes the following proteins:
- the LOC120260529 gene encoding transcription factor MYB54-like → MAMHHCSDHYLYAEKMSSWGFPFMEKSSCSSDKVNQDGETTNDCGQSKLCARGHWRPAEDSKLRELVAQYGPQNWNLIAEKLEGRSGKSCRLRWFNQLDPRINRKAFSEEEEEKLMAAHRLYGNKWAMIARLFPGRTDNAVKNHWHVIMARKYREQSSAYRRRKLSQEVGRRMMVSVSQNLITTSADDTEQTPFDFLSVGGGKVGGGGGGGGQEKKSFMSLCPHSPFMFDQYFHSESSSIEQGEAARDEGNNREGTNHFESSISPPFIDFLGVGAT, encoded by the exons ATGGCCATGCACCACTGCAGTGACCACTACTTGTATGCTGAGAAGATGAGCTCTTGGGGTTTTCCTTTCATGGAGAAGAGCAGCTGCAGTAGTGACAAGGTGAACCAAGATGGAGAAACCACTAATGACTGTGGGCAGTCCAAGCTCTGTGCCAGAGGCCATTGGAGACCTGCAGAAGACTCCAAGCTCAGAGAGCTTGTAGCTCAGTATGGTCCTCAAAACTGGAACCTCATTGCTGAGAAACTTGAAGGTAGATCAG GGAAGAGTTGCAGGCTGAGATGGTTCAACCAGTTGGATCCCAGGATAAACAGGAAGGCTTTTAgtgaggaagaggaggagaagttGATGGCTGCTCATAGACTGTATGGAAATAAATGGGCTATGATTGCAAGGCTTTTCCCTGGGAGGACTGACAATGCAGTGAAGAATCACTGGCATGTTATCATGGCCAGGAAGTATAGAGAGCAGTCCAGTGCTTACAGGAGGAGAAAACTCAGCCAAGAAGTTGGTAGGAGGATGATGGTTTCTGTTTCCCAGAATCTCATCACAACTTCTGCAGATGATACTGAGCAAACTccatttgattttctttctg TTGGAGGTGGCAaggttggtggtggtggtggtggtggtggtcaaGAGAAGAAGAGCTTCATGAGTTTATGTCCACATTCTCCATTCATGTTTGACCAGTACTTTCACTCAGAGTCCTCCTCCATTGAACAAGGAGAAGCAGCAAGAGATGAAGGGAATAACAGGGAAGGAACAAACCATTTTGAATCATCAATCTCTCCACCTTTCATAGATTTCCTTGGAGTTGGAGCAACTTGA